A part of Tigriopus californicus strain San Diego chromosome 10, Tcal_SD_v2.1, whole genome shotgun sequence genomic DNA contains:
- the LOC131889077 gene encoding GTPase-activating protein and VPS9 domain-containing protein 1-like isoform X1, with product MSSTRGASAQDHVMSSAFRGHHHHHHHHHHHHRSSSSVKSDLLELSRHLRQERLYVQHEKEQLQELNQKVKLAGEKLAHKAWVAHQQRENLDTLILPPRNGQTFESYSPAVCCQRANLLERTVFQDAYKQLNYREIHYSEFLHNLREKPKFLAVCMTVGDKVGSALMSEIISTVFSGLYGSCLMEEDEQLVLKLLHHLLKLQLTSAPNPRKMLRQGHCAFSRLYKSFTEELFSAKIFLTSALYDPILRLLTEDEIFLDIDPAKAIIRFPPSERIKKFGPEDSPEFQVKLQEHRRFIVGKLETLTNAFISGIRSNLHCFPPSLARLLRTVFSLLMASGRAEPREVNAVCVDLIFDLFICPAMVDPNPVGIIDTPISYIARSNLMQVAQILQVLCLWKWEEIDPRLMDLYSRFDKESMSSVLEAMLEAGEMSEEAQEINEMAGTSRMDLTSEGSRLARLALLMTRSQLEGLIAFLKSLQHTNDHGQELDLNELNGLLSSLPDALPGSNPATINNNNEASTSKLGKPDESFMNSDSLRAKKQALSARFSTAVNTVSNVSRQAVIGAPRRSESFPSTHNDDSNQVSPNSSASLSNNNMNNENGGEDLSRLKRDPETVLVIPLLDSSEAEPPGFLTEEHVLTRSRQASRVVRMNLANLPGGSGSDPAEEGANFMSGVAGEKRTRFSLSHDDGSIGNTSDNLEAISEAASNHSVDSSLEDEVEQAEDPIVDNLSDMVSANVSGRGTPNVSGRDTPSSQVTNEDEINPAREDEVDNANQEVGPENGNPAPEPINERHQPMGPHGAGRGAQGGNQNIVRPRPMMGGGGRKSGEPDLEEKFGRFEIKPPPRPSNATVGGGPSSEQGDETRSMVSDTWSTDVLSSDTETTTGDGDRSGIPGDLEELARNRLLDELVVPPASAGSLSNASSNLLDIVETASEAWSMDVLASDSESLRLGDLDNDDAGSVARSDDTRFTDDTTRSDPETLLDIGGSSSKFRVKDDPASLKGNLLRPSREAAIEQWARQSSAGRGTPPHNLVGSGSLPRRGSDSSGISFEAARAAKRGNQAVSEGSILKKSTSRGVVPIGGPSTSEESSEAIANLTSHLSVASIASSCESSGDSGEGKSRSNSTVASLPTGGAVINSQPSLLDSDNPPLIPQQGGRSAPSSSTGAIPKSISFDKAVYDAAFDSDHAKGGQHKRGGDRSFFKSFKLPKIGRNRGGGNASLGTMGGPLVSRSGSIKSDEYLRSSERLTSDDSFNIPEHEEGPMLRRVASDETSDDILAKYRKKAAAQVDSAPDSTTSNDAVDGGGDLSMNEEQDERLVIDPSNIEGSYAFQDAKRKLRLMLSDADITTLSNLPISSMKKMDGRGSNGAAVQNKNSNNHPQQPHQDNEIVWFLRVQLAESHNLQDRSRIAQLHETLRCVELFDSEGCRKLVRSLRDDYKRRAPYLNYLLRSRQGLLSTLAHQKTLLGRMEGEERVCSQYLVSVCVRLFLERREKLMQQFMFQFREIIVSDERIALMERFLASLASQMDEDPAWALVASEEQNILARLTIERAVVSQIYVHAMYPNGEADISRDEVLNAHIHRLSDVITPNHRDLKIPRHYQYEQPWPSAQAEIRRLAAYKTPSDKVACVTRCSQTIMNLLALSSNKSVPAADDFVPVMVFVLIKANPASLLSTVQYVDSYFGERMKGEDQYWWMQFVAAIEFIKTMDYGN from the exons ATGTCGTCCACCCGTGGGGCCAGTGCCCAGGATCACGTCATGTCTTCCGCCTTTCGAggtcaccatcaccaccaccaccatcatcatcatcatcaccggAGTTCCTCGTCGGTCAAGTCGGATTTGCTCGAGCTATCGCGGCATTTGCGGCAAGAACGGCTCTACGTTCAGCACGAGAAGGAGCAGCTTCAGGAATTGAACCAAAAGGTCAAATTGGCCGGTGAGAAACTGGCCCACAAGGCCTGGGTGGCCCATCAGCAACGCGAGAATCTGGACACGCTGATTTTGCCCCCGCGAAATGGTCAGACTTTTGAGAGCTACTCGCCCGCGGTCTGTTGTCAACGGGCCAATTTGCTGGAACGGACCGTGTTCCAGGATGCATACAAGCAGCTCAATTACCGCGAGATCCATTACTCGGAGTTCTTGCACAACTTACGGGAGAAGCCCAAATTTTTGGCCGTGTGCATGACGGTGGGCGACAAGGTGGGCTCGGCCCTTATGAGTGAAATCATCTCGACCGTGTTTTCCGGACTGTATGGCAGCTGTCTCATGGAGGAGGATGAGCAGTTGGTGTTGAAGTTGTTGCATCACTTGCTCAAACTTCAACTCACGTCGGCGCCCAATCCGCGGAAGATGTTGCGACAAGGTCATTGCGCTTTCAGCCGGCTGTACAAGTCGTTCACCGAGGAGCTCTTCTCGGCCAAGATCTTTCTCACCTCAGCTTTGTATGATCCGATCTTACGTTTGCTGACCGAGGACGAGATCTTTTTGGATATTGATCCGGCCAAGGCCATTATTCGGTTCCCACCCAGTGAGCGAATCAAAAAGTTTGGGCCCGAAGACTCGCCGGAATTTCAGGTCAAACTCCAGGAACATCGGCGATTTATCGTGGGCAAACTGGAAACGCTCACCAACGCTTTCATAAGTGGCATTCGGAGCAATCTTCATTGTTTCCCGCCCAGTTTGGCTCGCCTCTTGCGCACGGTTTTTTCGTTACTCATGGCTTCAGGGCGAGCCGAACCCCGTGAAGTTAACGCCGTGTGTGTGGATCTCATTTTTGATCTCTTCATTTGTCCGGCCATGGTAGACCCGAATCCGGTGGGAATCATTGACACGCCCATATCGTACATAGCCCGATCGAACTTGATGCAAGTGGCGCAGATCCTGCAAGTGTTGTGTCTTTGGAAGTGGGAGGAGATCGATCCCCGACTGATGGATCTTTACTCACGATTCGATAAGGAGAGCATGTCCTCCGTTCTCGAGGCAATGTTGGAAGCGGGCGAGATGTCGGAAGAAGCGCAGGAAATTAATGAGATGGCTGGAACCTCTCGTATGGATCTGACCTCTGAAGGCAGTCGATTGGCTCGATTGGCCCTCCTGATGACCCGATCGCAATTGGAAGGGCTCATCGCCTTCTTAAAGAGTCTTCAACACACCAACGATCATGGGCAAGAGCTCGACCTGAACGAGTTGAATGGGCTCCTATCCTCGCTCCCCGATGCCTTACCTGGTTCCAATCCAGCCAccatcaataacaacaacgaaGCCAGTACATCGAAGCTTGGCAAGCCCGACGAGTCTTTCATGAACTCGGATTCCCTGCGCGCGAAGAAGCAGGCTCTGTCGGCCCGATTTTCCACCGCTGTCAACACAGTGTCGAATGTGAGCCGTCAAGCCGTCATTGGAGCGCCCCGACGAAGCGAAAGCTTTCCGAGCACCCACAACGATGATTCCAATCAAGTCTCGCCCAACTCATCCGCCAGCTTGAGTAATAATAACATGAATAACGAAAATGGAGGTGAAGACCTCAGCCGCTTGAAGCGGGATCCCGAGACTGTTCTGGTGATTCCCTTGCTAGATAGCTCGGAGGCCGAGCCGCCAGGTTTTTTAACCGAAGAACACGTCCTCACCCGAAGTCGTCAAGCCAGTCGTGTGGTGaggatgaacttggccaacttGCCGGGAGGTAGTGGTTCGGATCCCGCCGAGGAAGGTGCCAATTTCATGTCAGGGGTGGCTGGAGAAAAGCGAACGCGATTCTCACTGTCCCATGATGATGGAAGCATTGGCAACACATCGGATAACTTGGAAGCCATATCGGAGGCGGCCTCGAATCACTCGGTAGACTCGAGCTTAGAAGACGAAGTGGAACAAGCAGAGGATCCGATTGTGGATAACCTCTCAGATATGGTGTCAGCCAATGTAAGTGGCCGTGGGACACCCAACGTGAGCGGTCGAGACACGCCCTCGAGCCAAGTGACCAATGAAGACGAAATCAACCCGGCACGCGAAGATGAGGTGGATAATGCCAATCAAGAGGTTGGTCCTGAGAATGGAAATCCCGCACCCGAACCCATCAATGAACGTCATCAACCTATGGGACCTCATGGCGCGGGTCGAGGCGCACAAGGTggcaatcaaaatattgtaCGACCCCGACCGATGATGGGGGGAGGCGGTCGAAAGAGTGGAGAACCtgatcttgaagaaaaattcGGTAGATTCGAGATCAAGCCACCGCCTCGGCCTTCGAATGCCACTGTGGGTGGAGGACCCTCAAGTGAGCAAGGCGACGAAACTCGTTCCATGGTCTCCGACACTTGGTCCACTGATGTTTTGTCAAGTGATACGGAAACCACTACCGGTGATGGGGATCGATCTGGAATTCCCGGGGATTTGGAAGAGTTAGCAAGGAATCGGCTACTGGACGAACTTGTAGTTCCCCCGGCATCCGCTGGATCCTTGAGCA ATGCGTCGAGCAATCTGCTTGATATTGTTGAGACTGCTTCCGAGGCATGGTCCATGGATGTTTTGGCTTCGGATAGCGAGAGTTTGCGTCTCGGGGACCTGGATAACGACGATGCGGGAAGCGTTGCTCGGTCCGATGACACTCGATTCACTGACGATACAACGAGAAG CGATCCTGAGACGCTCCTTGATATTGGAGGATCTTCCAGCAAATTCCGTGTCAAAGATGATCCCGCGTCTCTCAAAGGCAATCTGTTGAGACCATCCCGGGAAGCAGCCATTGAACAATGGGCTCGGCAATCCAGTGCTGGACGAGGAACCCCGCCCCATAACCTCGTGGGTAGTGGCTCACTTCCACGCCGTGGTAGTGACTCCTCCGGAATCTCCTTTGAAGCAGCTCGAG CAGCTAAAAGAGGAAATCAAGCAGTATCCGAAGGCAGTATTCTTAAAAAGTCCACGTCCAGGGGAGTTGTTCCCATTGGTGGCCCATCTACATCAGAGGAATCTAGCGAGGCCATTGCCAACTTGACTTCCCATCTGAGTGTGGCAAGTATCGCTTCTAGTTGTGAGAGCTCCGGCGACTCTGGAGAGGGGAAGTCAAGATCCAATTCGACTGTGGCCTCCCTACCGACAGGAGGTGCGGTAATCAATTCTCAGCCTAGTCTTTTAGACTCGGACAACCCTCCATTGATCCCGCAACAGGGAGGCCGAAGTGCACCTTCGTCGTCGACTGGTGCAATTCCAAAAAGTATAAGCTTCGACAAGGCCGTGTATGATGCGGCATTTGATAGCGATCACGCAAAAGGAGGGCAGCATAAGCGTGGCGGAGATCGGAGTTTCTTCAAGAGTTTCAAATTACCCAAGATTGGTCGAAATCGAGGTGGGGGCAATGCCAGCTTGGGCACCATGGGCGGCCCATTGGTTAGCCGAAGTGGCTCGATCAAATCGGACGAGTACTTACGCTCTTCCGAGAGACTCACGAGTGATGATTCATTCAACATTCCCGAACACGAAGAAGGGCCCATGTTACGCCGGGTGGCATCTGATGAAACTTCTGATGACATATTGGCCAAGTATCGGAAGAAAGCCGCCGCCCAAGTGGATTCTGCCCCTGATTCAACGACCTCCAACGATGCCGTGGATGGAGGCGGAGATTTGAGCATGAATGAAGAGCAAGACGAGCGACTCGTGATTGACCCTTCGAACATAGAAGGCTCCTACGCCTTCCAAGATGCCAAGAGGAAATTGAGGCTCATGTTGTCAGATGCGGATATTACcactttgtccaatttgccCATCAGTTCCATGAAAAAGATGGATGGACGCGGGAGCAATGGTGCGGCAGTGCAAAATAAGAATAGTAACAATCATCCTCAACAGCCCCACCAAGATAACGAGATTGTCTGGTTCCTCCGGGTTCAATTGGCGGAATCACACAACTTGCAAGATCGAAGCCGAATCGCGCAATTGCACGAGACCTTACGTTGTGTCGAACTCTTTGACTCGGAGGGTTGCCGGAAATTGGTCCGATCCCTTCGAGACGATTACAAGCGTCGTGCTCCCTACTTGAACTACCTTTTAAGAAGTCGCCAGGGACTCCTGTCCACGTTGGCTCATCAAAAGACCCTTTTGGGTCGCATGGAGGGCGAAGAACGTGTTTGCTCTCAATATCTTGTCTCCGTGTGCGTGAGACTATTCCTTGAACGTCGCGAAAAGCTCATGCAACAATTCATGTTCCAATTCCGGGAGATCATTGTGTCGGATGAGCGAATCGCTCTCATGGAGCGGTTCCTCGCCAGTTTAGCCTCTCAAATGGACGAAGACCCTGCGTGGGCTTTGGTGGCGAGTGAGGAGCAAAACATTTTGGCTCGACTCACCATTGAACGAGCCGTGGTCAGTCAGATTTATGTGCATGCTATGTATCCAAATGGGGAGGCCGATATCTCTCGGGACGAGGTCTTGAACGCCCACATTCACCGGTTGTCAGACGTGATCACGCCCAACCACCGCGACCTTAAAATCCCGCGTCATTACCAATACGAGCAACCTTGGCCGTCTGCCCAAGCCGAGATTCGCCGATTGGCCGCATACAAGACACCGAGTGACAAGGTCGCTTGTGTGACACGTTGCTCACAAACGATCATGAATCTGTTAGCCTTGTCCTCGAACAAATCCGTGCCGGCTGCCGACGATTTCGTGCCGGTGATGGTGTTTGTTCTAATCAAGGCCAATCCGGCTAGTCTTTTATCAACGGTTCAATATGTGGACAGCTATTTCGGAGAGCGCATGAAGGGCGAAGACCAATATTGGTGGATGCAATTCGTGGCCGCCATCGAGTTCATCAAGACCATGGACTATGGAAATTAA
- the LOC131889077 gene encoding GTPase-activating protein and VPS9 domain-containing protein 1-like isoform X2 has product MSSTRGASAQDHVMSSAFRGHHHHHHHHHHHHRSSSSVKSDLLELSRHLRQERLYVQHEKEQLQELNQKVKLAGEKLAHKAWVAHQQRENLDTLILPPRNGQTFESYSPAVCCQRANLLERTVFQDAYKQLNYREIHYSEFLHNLREKPKFLAVCMTVGDKVGSALMSEIISTVFSGLYGSCLMEEDEQLVLKLLHHLLKLQLTSAPNPRKMLRQGHCAFSRLYKSFTEELFSAKIFLTSALYDPILRLLTEDEIFLDIDPAKAIIRFPPSERIKKFGPEDSPEFQVKLQEHRRFIVGKLETLTNAFISGIRSNLHCFPPSLARLLRTVFSLLMASGRAEPREVNAVCVDLIFDLFICPAMVDPNPVGIIDTPISYIARSNLMQVAQILQVLCLWKWEEIDPRLMDLYSRFDKESMSSVLEAMLEAGEMSEEAQEINEMAGTSRMDLTSEGSRLARLALLMTRSQLEGLIAFLKSLQHTNDHGQELDLNELNGLLSSLPDALPGSNPATINNNNEASTSKLGKPDESFMNSDSLRAKKQALSARFSTAVNTVSNVSRQAVIGAPRRSESFPSTHNDDSNQVSPNSSASLSNNNMNNENGGEDLSRLKRDPETVLVIPLLDSSEAEPPGFLTEEHVLTRSRQASRVVRMNLANLPGGSGSDPAEEGANFMSGVAGEKRTRFSLSHDDGSIGNTSDNLEAISEAASNHSVDSSLEDEVEQAEDPIVDNLSDMVSANVSGRGTPNVSGRDTPSSQVTNEDEINPAREDEVDNANQEVGPENGNPAPEPINERHQPMGPHGAGRGAQGGNQNIVRPRPMMGGGGRKSGEPDLEEKFGRFEIKPPPRPSNATVGGGPSSEQGDETRSMVSDTWSTDVLSSDTETTTGDGDRSGIPGDLEELARNRLLDELVVPPASAGSLSNASSNLLDIVETASEAWSMDVLASDSESLRLGDLDNDDAGSVARSDDTRFTDDTTRSDPETLLDIGGSSSKFRVKDDPASLKGNLLRPSREAAIEQWARQSSAGRGTPPHNLVGSGSLPRRGSDSSGISFEAARAKRGNQAVSEGSILKKSTSRGVVPIGGPSTSEESSEAIANLTSHLSVASIASSCESSGDSGEGKSRSNSTVASLPTGGAVINSQPSLLDSDNPPLIPQQGGRSAPSSSTGAIPKSISFDKAVYDAAFDSDHAKGGQHKRGGDRSFFKSFKLPKIGRNRGGGNASLGTMGGPLVSRSGSIKSDEYLRSSERLTSDDSFNIPEHEEGPMLRRVASDETSDDILAKYRKKAAAQVDSAPDSTTSNDAVDGGGDLSMNEEQDERLVIDPSNIEGSYAFQDAKRKLRLMLSDADITTLSNLPISSMKKMDGRGSNGAAVQNKNSNNHPQQPHQDNEIVWFLRVQLAESHNLQDRSRIAQLHETLRCVELFDSEGCRKLVRSLRDDYKRRAPYLNYLLRSRQGLLSTLAHQKTLLGRMEGEERVCSQYLVSVCVRLFLERREKLMQQFMFQFREIIVSDERIALMERFLASLASQMDEDPAWALVASEEQNILARLTIERAVVSQIYVHAMYPNGEADISRDEVLNAHIHRLSDVITPNHRDLKIPRHYQYEQPWPSAQAEIRRLAAYKTPSDKVACVTRCSQTIMNLLALSSNKSVPAADDFVPVMVFVLIKANPASLLSTVQYVDSYFGERMKGEDQYWWMQFVAAIEFIKTMDYGN; this is encoded by the exons ATGTCGTCCACCCGTGGGGCCAGTGCCCAGGATCACGTCATGTCTTCCGCCTTTCGAggtcaccatcaccaccaccaccatcatcatcatcatcaccggAGTTCCTCGTCGGTCAAGTCGGATTTGCTCGAGCTATCGCGGCATTTGCGGCAAGAACGGCTCTACGTTCAGCACGAGAAGGAGCAGCTTCAGGAATTGAACCAAAAGGTCAAATTGGCCGGTGAGAAACTGGCCCACAAGGCCTGGGTGGCCCATCAGCAACGCGAGAATCTGGACACGCTGATTTTGCCCCCGCGAAATGGTCAGACTTTTGAGAGCTACTCGCCCGCGGTCTGTTGTCAACGGGCCAATTTGCTGGAACGGACCGTGTTCCAGGATGCATACAAGCAGCTCAATTACCGCGAGATCCATTACTCGGAGTTCTTGCACAACTTACGGGAGAAGCCCAAATTTTTGGCCGTGTGCATGACGGTGGGCGACAAGGTGGGCTCGGCCCTTATGAGTGAAATCATCTCGACCGTGTTTTCCGGACTGTATGGCAGCTGTCTCATGGAGGAGGATGAGCAGTTGGTGTTGAAGTTGTTGCATCACTTGCTCAAACTTCAACTCACGTCGGCGCCCAATCCGCGGAAGATGTTGCGACAAGGTCATTGCGCTTTCAGCCGGCTGTACAAGTCGTTCACCGAGGAGCTCTTCTCGGCCAAGATCTTTCTCACCTCAGCTTTGTATGATCCGATCTTACGTTTGCTGACCGAGGACGAGATCTTTTTGGATATTGATCCGGCCAAGGCCATTATTCGGTTCCCACCCAGTGAGCGAATCAAAAAGTTTGGGCCCGAAGACTCGCCGGAATTTCAGGTCAAACTCCAGGAACATCGGCGATTTATCGTGGGCAAACTGGAAACGCTCACCAACGCTTTCATAAGTGGCATTCGGAGCAATCTTCATTGTTTCCCGCCCAGTTTGGCTCGCCTCTTGCGCACGGTTTTTTCGTTACTCATGGCTTCAGGGCGAGCCGAACCCCGTGAAGTTAACGCCGTGTGTGTGGATCTCATTTTTGATCTCTTCATTTGTCCGGCCATGGTAGACCCGAATCCGGTGGGAATCATTGACACGCCCATATCGTACATAGCCCGATCGAACTTGATGCAAGTGGCGCAGATCCTGCAAGTGTTGTGTCTTTGGAAGTGGGAGGAGATCGATCCCCGACTGATGGATCTTTACTCACGATTCGATAAGGAGAGCATGTCCTCCGTTCTCGAGGCAATGTTGGAAGCGGGCGAGATGTCGGAAGAAGCGCAGGAAATTAATGAGATGGCTGGAACCTCTCGTATGGATCTGACCTCTGAAGGCAGTCGATTGGCTCGATTGGCCCTCCTGATGACCCGATCGCAATTGGAAGGGCTCATCGCCTTCTTAAAGAGTCTTCAACACACCAACGATCATGGGCAAGAGCTCGACCTGAACGAGTTGAATGGGCTCCTATCCTCGCTCCCCGATGCCTTACCTGGTTCCAATCCAGCCAccatcaataacaacaacgaaGCCAGTACATCGAAGCTTGGCAAGCCCGACGAGTCTTTCATGAACTCGGATTCCCTGCGCGCGAAGAAGCAGGCTCTGTCGGCCCGATTTTCCACCGCTGTCAACACAGTGTCGAATGTGAGCCGTCAAGCCGTCATTGGAGCGCCCCGACGAAGCGAAAGCTTTCCGAGCACCCACAACGATGATTCCAATCAAGTCTCGCCCAACTCATCCGCCAGCTTGAGTAATAATAACATGAATAACGAAAATGGAGGTGAAGACCTCAGCCGCTTGAAGCGGGATCCCGAGACTGTTCTGGTGATTCCCTTGCTAGATAGCTCGGAGGCCGAGCCGCCAGGTTTTTTAACCGAAGAACACGTCCTCACCCGAAGTCGTCAAGCCAGTCGTGTGGTGaggatgaacttggccaacttGCCGGGAGGTAGTGGTTCGGATCCCGCCGAGGAAGGTGCCAATTTCATGTCAGGGGTGGCTGGAGAAAAGCGAACGCGATTCTCACTGTCCCATGATGATGGAAGCATTGGCAACACATCGGATAACTTGGAAGCCATATCGGAGGCGGCCTCGAATCACTCGGTAGACTCGAGCTTAGAAGACGAAGTGGAACAAGCAGAGGATCCGATTGTGGATAACCTCTCAGATATGGTGTCAGCCAATGTAAGTGGCCGTGGGACACCCAACGTGAGCGGTCGAGACACGCCCTCGAGCCAAGTGACCAATGAAGACGAAATCAACCCGGCACGCGAAGATGAGGTGGATAATGCCAATCAAGAGGTTGGTCCTGAGAATGGAAATCCCGCACCCGAACCCATCAATGAACGTCATCAACCTATGGGACCTCATGGCGCGGGTCGAGGCGCACAAGGTggcaatcaaaatattgtaCGACCCCGACCGATGATGGGGGGAGGCGGTCGAAAGAGTGGAGAACCtgatcttgaagaaaaattcGGTAGATTCGAGATCAAGCCACCGCCTCGGCCTTCGAATGCCACTGTGGGTGGAGGACCCTCAAGTGAGCAAGGCGACGAAACTCGTTCCATGGTCTCCGACACTTGGTCCACTGATGTTTTGTCAAGTGATACGGAAACCACTACCGGTGATGGGGATCGATCTGGAATTCCCGGGGATTTGGAAGAGTTAGCAAGGAATCGGCTACTGGACGAACTTGTAGTTCCCCCGGCATCCGCTGGATCCTTGAGCA ATGCGTCGAGCAATCTGCTTGATATTGTTGAGACTGCTTCCGAGGCATGGTCCATGGATGTTTTGGCTTCGGATAGCGAGAGTTTGCGTCTCGGGGACCTGGATAACGACGATGCGGGAAGCGTTGCTCGGTCCGATGACACTCGATTCACTGACGATACAACGAGAAG CGATCCTGAGACGCTCCTTGATATTGGAGGATCTTCCAGCAAATTCCGTGTCAAAGATGATCCCGCGTCTCTCAAAGGCAATCTGTTGAGACCATCCCGGGAAGCAGCCATTGAACAATGGGCTCGGCAATCCAGTGCTGGACGAGGAACCCCGCCCCATAACCTCGTGGGTAGTGGCTCACTTCCACGCCGTGGTAGTGACTCCTCCGGAATCTCCTTTGAAGCAGCTCGAG CTAAAAGAGGAAATCAAGCAGTATCCGAAGGCAGTATTCTTAAAAAGTCCACGTCCAGGGGAGTTGTTCCCATTGGTGGCCCATCTACATCAGAGGAATCTAGCGAGGCCATTGCCAACTTGACTTCCCATCTGAGTGTGGCAAGTATCGCTTCTAGTTGTGAGAGCTCCGGCGACTCTGGAGAGGGGAAGTCAAGATCCAATTCGACTGTGGCCTCCCTACCGACAGGAGGTGCGGTAATCAATTCTCAGCCTAGTCTTTTAGACTCGGACAACCCTCCATTGATCCCGCAACAGGGAGGCCGAAGTGCACCTTCGTCGTCGACTGGTGCAATTCCAAAAAGTATAAGCTTCGACAAGGCCGTGTATGATGCGGCATTTGATAGCGATCACGCAAAAGGAGGGCAGCATAAGCGTGGCGGAGATCGGAGTTTCTTCAAGAGTTTCAAATTACCCAAGATTGGTCGAAATCGAGGTGGGGGCAATGCCAGCTTGGGCACCATGGGCGGCCCATTGGTTAGCCGAAGTGGCTCGATCAAATCGGACGAGTACTTACGCTCTTCCGAGAGACTCACGAGTGATGATTCATTCAACATTCCCGAACACGAAGAAGGGCCCATGTTACGCCGGGTGGCATCTGATGAAACTTCTGATGACATATTGGCCAAGTATCGGAAGAAAGCCGCCGCCCAAGTGGATTCTGCCCCTGATTCAACGACCTCCAACGATGCCGTGGATGGAGGCGGAGATTTGAGCATGAATGAAGAGCAAGACGAGCGACTCGTGATTGACCCTTCGAACATAGAAGGCTCCTACGCCTTCCAAGATGCCAAGAGGAAATTGAGGCTCATGTTGTCAGATGCGGATATTACcactttgtccaatttgccCATCAGTTCCATGAAAAAGATGGATGGACGCGGGAGCAATGGTGCGGCAGTGCAAAATAAGAATAGTAACAATCATCCTCAACAGCCCCACCAAGATAACGAGATTGTCTGGTTCCTCCGGGTTCAATTGGCGGAATCACACAACTTGCAAGATCGAAGCCGAATCGCGCAATTGCACGAGACCTTACGTTGTGTCGAACTCTTTGACTCGGAGGGTTGCCGGAAATTGGTCCGATCCCTTCGAGACGATTACAAGCGTCGTGCTCCCTACTTGAACTACCTTTTAAGAAGTCGCCAGGGACTCCTGTCCACGTTGGCTCATCAAAAGACCCTTTTGGGTCGCATGGAGGGCGAAGAACGTGTTTGCTCTCAATATCTTGTCTCCGTGTGCGTGAGACTATTCCTTGAACGTCGCGAAAAGCTCATGCAACAATTCATGTTCCAATTCCGGGAGATCATTGTGTCGGATGAGCGAATCGCTCTCATGGAGCGGTTCCTCGCCAGTTTAGCCTCTCAAATGGACGAAGACCCTGCGTGGGCTTTGGTGGCGAGTGAGGAGCAAAACATTTTGGCTCGACTCACCATTGAACGAGCCGTGGTCAGTCAGATTTATGTGCATGCTATGTATCCAAATGGGGAGGCCGATATCTCTCGGGACGAGGTCTTGAACGCCCACATTCACCGGTTGTCAGACGTGATCACGCCCAACCACCGCGACCTTAAAATCCCGCGTCATTACCAATACGAGCAACCTTGGCCGTCTGCCCAAGCCGAGATTCGCCGATTGGCCGCATACAAGACACCGAGTGACAAGGTCGCTTGTGTGACACGTTGCTCACAAACGATCATGAATCTGTTAGCCTTGTCCTCGAACAAATCCGTGCCGGCTGCCGACGATTTCGTGCCGGTGATGGTGTTTGTTCTAATCAAGGCCAATCCGGCTAGTCTTTTATCAACGGTTCAATATGTGGACAGCTATTTCGGAGAGCGCATGAAGGGCGAAGACCAATATTGGTGGATGCAATTCGTGGCCGCCATCGAGTTCATCAAGACCATGGACTATGGAAATTAA